A genomic window from Triticum urartu cultivar G1812 chromosome 7, Tu2.1, whole genome shotgun sequence includes:
- the LOC125525595 gene encoding F-box/LRR-repeat MAX2 homolog encodes MAEAAAGAASALLDLPEPLLLLILGALHDPRSRHRASMACRRLLAAERATRAAMALRGDPRTADFLLLPPAFCFPALERLDLSLASPWGHPLLSSASRVAGAPASSSSNHLALRPEEIAERNAYVAARLAAYFPAVARLAVYCRDPSTLASLAPCWRATLRAVKLVRWHQRPLDLPGGADLEPLLGACPQLAALDLSEFYCWTEDVVPALDAHPAAAARLTDLDLGLAGASNGFHAAELAAIAAACPGLRRLVAPCVFNPRYVDHVGDDALRSLAASCPRLTVLRLSEPFEPASTSQREQAGITAVGLVDFFAALPGLEDLMLDLQHNVLEAAPAMEVLARRCPRIKVLTLGCFQGLCKAAWLHLDGVAVCGGLESLCIKNCEDLTDASLGAIGRGCGRLAKFAIQGCNLVTSDGIRRLAMALRPTLKEVSVLHCRFLHTAACLAALNPIRDRIESLEINCDWEEVEQPSSSCLANGTTGSDHEDDEPSEMAYQSAPKKCRFSYLEMDNYESWEMLRSLSLWCPAGQLLSPLISAGLDSCPVLEKISIKVEGDLRTCPRPFHGSAFGLSDLGAFQALAKMKLDLSEAVGYALTAPTGHMDLSQWERFYLSGIESLLSLYELDYWPPQDKDVNHRSLSLPAVALFQHSIGLRKLFIHGTTHEHFMSFFQKMPNLRDVQLREDYYPAPENDMMITEMRAESCLRFEQQLNNRQFRQIPD; translated from the coding sequence atggcggaggcggcggcgggggcggcgtcgGCGCTGCTGGACCTGCCggagccgctgctgctgctcatCCTCGGCGCCCTCCACGACCCGCGCTCGCGGCACCGGGCCTCCATGGCCTGCCGCCGGCTGCTGGCGGCGGAGCGGGCGACGCGGGCGGCCATGGCGCTGCGCGGGGACCCGCGGACGGCCgacttcctcctcctcccgccgGCCTTCTGCTTCCCGGCGCTGGAGCGGCTCGACCTCTCCCTCGCCTCGCCGTGGGGCCACCCGCTGCTCTCGTCCGCCTCGCGCGTCGCGGGGgcgcccgcctcctcctcctccaaccaccTCGCGCTCCGCCCGGAGGAGATCGCGGAGCGGAACGCGTACGTGGCGGCGCGCCTCGCCGCCTACTTCCCCGCCGTGGCCCGCCTCGCCGTCTACTGCCGCGACCCCTCCACGCTCGCCAGCCTGGCCCCCTGCTGGCGGGCCACGCTGCGGGCCGTCAAGCTCGTGCGCTGGCACCAGCGGCCGCTCGACCTCCCCGGCGGCGCGGATCTCGAGCCGCTGCTCGGGGCCTGCCCCCAGCTCGCGGCCCTCGACCTCTCCGAGTTCTACTGCTGGACGGAGGACGTCGTGCCGGCGCTCGACGCGCacccggccgccgccgccaggcTCACCGACCTCGACCTCGGCCTCGCCGGCGCCTCCAACGGCTTCCACGCCGCCGAGCTCGCGGCCATCGCCGCCGCCTGCCCCGGCCTCCGGCGGCTCGTCGCGCCCTGCGTCTTCAACCCCCGCTACGTCGACCACGTCGGCGACGACGCGCTGCGCTCGCTCGCCGCCAGCTGCCCCCGGCTCACCGTCCTGCGCCTCAGCGAGCCCTTCGAGCCGGCGTCCACCAGCCAGCGGGAGCAGGCGGGCATTACCGCCGTGGGGCTCGTTGACTTCTTTGCCGCGCTCCCTGGGCTGGAGGACCTCATGCTGGACCTCCAGCACAATGTGCTCGAGGCAGCTCCGGCGATGGAGGTGCTCGCACGCAGGTGCCCACGGATCAAGGTCCTGACGCTGGGGTGCTTCCAGGGGCTGTGCAAGGCCGCCTGGCTGCATCTCGACGGCGTCGCCGTGTGCGGCGGGCTGGAGTCGCTCTGCATCAAGAACTGCGAGGATCTCACCGACGCCAGCCTCGGCGCGATCGGCCGTGGCTGTGGGAGGCTTGCCAAGTTTGCCATACAAGGATGCAACCTTGTCACGTCAGATGGGATCAGGAGGCTAGCCATGGCGCTTCGGCCTACATTGAAGGAGGTCAGTGTGCTGCACTGCCGGTTTCTGCACACTGCAGCATGCCTTGCTGCTCTGAACCCAATCCGCGATCGGATTGAGAGCCTTGAGATCAACTGTGACTGGGAGGAGGTTGAACAGCCCAGCTCCAGCTGCCTGGCCAACGGCACAACCGGAAGTGATCATGAGGATGACGAGCCTAGTGAAATGGCGTACCAGTCCGCGCCCAAGAAATGCAGGTTCTCCTACTTGGAAATGGATAATTATGAAAGCTGGGAGATGCTCCGCTCACTCTCCCTTTGGTGCCCTGCTGGTCAGCTGCTCTCCCCGCTCATTTCTGCCGGGCTCGATAGCTGCCCTGTTCTTGAGAAGATCTCGATTAAGGTGGAGGGCGATCTCCGGACTTGTCCGCGTCCATTTCACGGGTCAGCTTTTGGCTTAAGCGACCTTGGAGCCTTCCAGGCGCTGGCCAAGATGAAGTTGGACCTCAGCGAGGCGGTGGGTTATGCGCTCACCGCGCCAACGGGGCATATGGATCTTTCACAGTGGGAGCGGTTTTATCTGAGCGGTATCGAATCATTGCTGAGTTTGTATGAGCTGGACTACTGGCCGCCCCAAGACAAGGATGTGAACCACCGGAGCCTGTCACTGCCAGCGGTCGCACTTTTCCAGCACTCCATCGGACTCAGGAAGCTCTTCATCCATGGCACCACACACGAGCACTTCATGAGCTTCTTCCAGAAAATGCCAAACTTGAGGGACGTGCAGCTAAGGGAGGACTACTATCCAGCACCGGAGAACGACATGATGATCACAGAGATGCGGGCTGAATCTTGTCTCCGGTTCGAGCAGCAGCTGAACAACCGGCAATTTCGGCAAATTCCTGATTGA